The genomic region CAAGGAGATCAAGGTCAACGAGAACCGCGTGGGGCTCACCCCCGGCGGCGCGCGGTCGATGGTCGCCGCGGGGCACAAGGTGCTCGTGCAGGCCGGCGCCGGCGTGGGGAGCGGGTTCCCCGACGCCGAGTACGCCGCCGCCGGCGCCGTGGTGGTGAAGACGGCGCAGGAGGTCTTCGACGGCTCGGAGCTCGTCATCAAGGTGAAGGAGCCGCAGGCGGTCGAGATCTCCGCCATGCACGTGGGCCAGGTGCTCTTCACCTACCTGCACCTCGCGCCCGACCCGGAGCAGACCAAGGGGCTCCTCGAGAAGGGGATCACCGGCATCGCCTACGAGACCATCACCGACGCCGCCGGCCGGCTGCCGCTCCTCACCCCGATGTCGGAGGTGGCGGGCCGGATGGCCGCGCACGTGGGCGCGTTCTACCTGCAGGCCGGCAACGGCGGCAGCGGCGTGCTCATGGGCGGCGTGCCCGGCGTGCCGCCGGCCAACGTGGTGGTGCTCGGGGCCGGCACGGTGGGGCTCAACGCCATCAAGGTCGCCGCCGGGATGGGCGCGCGGGTGACGGCGCTCGACAAGAGCCTGCCCACGCTCCGCTACCTCGACGACATCTTCGGGAACCGGATCGACACGCTCTGGAGCAGCGAGCACCACGTGGAGGAGGCGATCGCCAAGGCCGACCTGGTCATCGGCGCGGTGCTGGTGCCCGGCGCGCACGCGCCGCGGATCGTGACCCGCAAGATGCTCTCGCTCATGAAGCCGCGCAGCGTGGTGGTGGACGTGGCGGTGGACCAGGGCGGCTGCTTCGAGACCACCCACGCCACCACCCACGCCGACCCGGTCTACCTCGTCGACAACGTGCTCCACTACGCCGTCGCCAACATGCCGGGCGCGGTGCCGCGCACCTCGACCATCGCCCTCGCCAACGCGACGCTGCCGTACGCGCTCAAGCTCGCCAACCAGGGCTGGAAGAAGGCGCTCGCCGCGGACAAGGGCTTCCTCGCCGGGCTCAACACCCACGACGGCAAGCTCACCTGCGCGCCGGTCGCGGAGAGCCTCGGCCTGCCGTTCGTGGATCCGGCGTCGCTGGTCTAGTCGCACCGGCCTCCCGGCGCCGCGCCCCCTCCCTTTCCCTCCCCCGCTCACGCGGGAGAGGGGAAGAGGGGCGCTGCGGGGCGCTCTCGAGGTGCCTCGCTGCGCTCCCTCCCCGCTCGGGCGGGGAGGGCCGGGGAGGGGCGGCCAGCGGTTCCGCGTCGCCCTACTTCCGCCCGCCCAGGTACGCGCTCTGCACCTTGGGGTCGGCGATGAGCGCCTCGGCGGTGTCCTCGAGCACCATCCGGCCCACCTCCATCACGTAGCCGCGGTGGGCGAGCTTGAGCGCCGCGCGGGCGTTCTGCTCGACCAGCAGCACGGTGAGGCCGGTGGTCTGGTTCACCTCGCGGATGGCCTGGAAGATGGCCTTCACGAGGAGCGGCGCGAGGCCGAGCGACGGCTCGTCGAGGAGCAGCACCCGCGGCTTCGCCATGAGCGCCCGCCCGATGGCGAGCATCTGCTGCTCGCCGCCGGAGAGGGTGCCGGCGAGCTGGTCGCGCCGCTTCTCGAGCACCGGGAAGAGCCGGTAGGCCCAGGCGAGCGACTCGGCGATGCCGGCCTTGTCGGAGCGGGTGAACGCCCCGAGCATCAGGTTCTCGCGCACGGTGAGCGTGCCGAACACCCGCCGCCCCTCCGGCGACTGGGCGATGCCGAGCTTCACGCGCTCGTGGGCCGGGACGGTGTGGGCCGGCTTGCCCTCGAAGCGGATCTCGCCGCCCGAGGGCTTGAGGAGCCCGCTGATGGCGCGCAGGGTGGTGGACTTGCCGGCGCCGTTCGCGCCCAGGATGGTGACGATCTCCCCCTGGTTCACGGTGAGGCCGATGCCGTGCAGCGCCTCGACGTTGCCGTACTTCACGTGGAGGTCGCGGATCTCGAGGATGGGCGTCGACATGGCTAGACCTCCTCCGTGCCGAGGTAGGCCTCGATCACCCTGGGGTTCTTCTGGATCTCCGCCGGCGTCCCCTCCGCGATCTTGCCGCCGTACTCGAGGACCACGATCTTCTCGCAGGCGCGCATCACCAGGCTCATGTCGTGCTCGATGAGGAGCACGGTGACGCCGCGCTTCTGGATGTGCTGGATGAGCTCGACGAGCTGGTCGGTCTCCTGCTCGTTCATGCCGCCGGCCGGCTCGTCGAGGATGAGGAGCTTCGGCTCGGTGGCGAGCGCGCGGGCGATCTCGAGCTTGCGCTGGTTGCCGTAGGAGAGGTTCCGCGCCTCCTCCAGCGGCCGGTCGGCGAGCCCGACGAACTCGAGCTCGGCCATGGAGCGCCCCACCGCCTCGCGCTCCTCGCGCGCCTGCCACGGCGGGCGGAACATGGCCGAGAAGAGGCCGGCCTTGGTGCGGCAGTGGCGCCCGGCGAGCACGTTCTCGAGCGCCGAGAGCTGCTGGAAGAGCCGGATGTTCTGGAAGGTGCGGGCCACGCCGAGCTGGACGATCTTGTGGGTCCGCATCCCCACCAGCGAGCGGCCCTCGAAGGTGACCGTGCCCTTGTCGACCCGGTAGTTCCCGGTGATGAGGTTGAAGGTGGTGGTCTTGCCGGCGCCGTTCGGGCCGATGAGGCCGACGATCGAGCCCGGGGCGACGTCGAAGCTGACGTCGTCCACGGCGGTGAGGCCGCCGAAGGTCTTGGTGATGCCGTGGACGTCGAGGAGCGCGCTCACCGGGCCACCTCCGCCGGCGCCTGCGCGGCGCGCGCCGCCTCGGCCCGTTTCAGATCGGAGGGCTTGAAGCGCATCCGGCGCAGGGGGAGGAGCCCCTGCCGCCGCACCACCATCATCACCATCATCACCAGGCCGAACACCAGCATGCGGGCGGTGGCGAAGCCGCGGAAGATCTCGGGGAGCCCCACCACCAGGGCGGCGCCGAGCAGCACCCCGGGGATCGAGCCGGAGCCGCCCAGGATGACGATGAGGAACAGGACCACCGACTCCCAGAAGCTGAAGGACTCGGGCGAGATGATGGTCATCTTGGCCGCGTAGATGCTGCCGGCCATGCCGGCCCAGGCGGCGCCGAGCACGAAGGCCATGAGCTTGTAGCGCGCGGTGTTGACGCCGCTGCCCTCGGCGGCCACCGGGTCCTCGCGCAGGTAGTTGAGCGCGCGGCCGAAGCGCGACTGCTCGAGCCGGTGGAACAGGAACACCGTGGCGGCCACGAAGCCCCAGATCAGGTAGAGGAACTCCTCGGGCTTGCGGATCTTGTGGCCGAAGAGCACCGGGCGCGGGATGCCGAAGATGCCGTTGGCGCCGCCGGTGAGGCCGAACACGTCGTTCACGAGCGCGATGCGGACGATCTCGCCCATGCCGATGGTGACGATGAGCAGGTAGTCGCCGCGCAGGTGGATGACCGGCCGCGCCACCACCGCCGCGAAGATCGCCGCGGTCACGGCGGCGAGCGGCACCGCGTAGAGGATGGGGAGCTCGAAGCGCGTGCTGACGATGGCGCCGGTGTACGCGCCCACCGCGTAGAAGGCGGCGTGGCCCATGTTGAACAGGCCGGCGTCGCCGAGGATGAGGTTGAGCGAGAGCGCGAGCAGCGCGTAGAGGCCGACGCTGTTGAGCACGTCGAGCCAGTAGGAGTCGAGGAGGTGCGGCGCGGCGAGGAGCGCCGCGGCCACCACCGCGTAGCCGGCGAGGAGCTTCTTGCTCATCTCAGACCTTCTCCGCGACGCGCTCGCCGAGGAGCCCGGTGGGCCGCACGATGAGGATGAGGATGAGCACGCAGAAGGCGAAGGCGTCCTTCCAGGCGATGGAGAGGTAGGCCGCGCCGAGCGCCTCGATGACGCCGAGGAGGAGCCCGCCCACCATGGCGCCGGGGATGTTGCCGATGCCGCCGAGGATGGCGGCGGTGAAGGCCTTCATGCCGTAGACCCACCCCATGGTGAAGTCCACGCGGCCGTAGTAGAGCCCCACCAGCAGGCCGGCCGAGCCGCCCAGGGCGGGGCCGATGAGGAACACCAGCGAGACCACCTTGTTCACGTCGATGCCCATGAGGCGGGCGGCGCCCTGGTCGATCGCGGCGGCGCGGACGGCGGTGCCGATCTTGGTCTTCTGCACGAAGAGGTAGAGCGCCGCCATCATGACGATCGAGGCGAGCACCACCAGGATGCGGATGAGCGGGATCTGGATCCCGCCGAGGCTCACCGCCGTCTGCGGCAGGAGGCCCTCGGGGTAGGTCTGGAACTGCGCGCCGTAGATCAGCATCAGCGCGTTCTGCAGGAAGATCGAGGCCCCCAGGGCCGACACCACCGCCGAGAGGCGCGGCGCCTCGCGCAGCGGCCGGTAGGCGGCGCGCTCGAGGACCACCCCCATCACCCCCACGAGCCCCATCACCATCACGGTGAGGATCCCGATCCCGGCCATCACGCCCATCCGGTCCTGGAGCAGGAAGGAGGTGAGGAGCGTGAGCCCCAGGTACCCGCCGTAGGTGAACAGGTCGCCGTGGGCGAAGTTGATGAGCTTCAGCACCCCGTACACCATCGTGTAGCCGAGGGCGATGAGCGCGTAGATGCCCCCCACGGCGAGGCCGTTGGTGAGCTGCTGGAAGAATTGCTCCATGGGGGCTCTTGGGATCAGGCGTTGGAGGGGCGGACCCCGCGGCCCCCCGGAAGGCCGCGCGGAGTCCGCCCCGGGTGTTGCGGAAGCTACTTCTGCATCACGAAGTTGCCGGCCTTGTCGACCTTGTAGACGCGGTACAGCTCACCCACGCGGTCGCCCTTCTGGTTGAAGGAGATCTTGCCGGTGTAGCCGGGGAAGTCCTTCAGGTTGTTCACGAGGTAGTTGCGGATGTCGGCGGCCTTGGTGCTCTTGGTCTCCTGGATGGCCTTCACCACCACGCGGAAGCCGTCGCCGGCGAGCACGCCGTAGATCGACGCCGGGGCGCCGCCGTAGGCCTTCTTGTAGGCGGCCAGGTAGGCCTTGGCCTCGGGGGTGTCGAGGTCGGCCGGGACCGGCGGCGACAGGAACTCGAAGCCCGCGGCGGCCTCCTTGCCGGCGATCTTCACGAGGTCCGGGTTGTTGATGGCGTCACCGCCGATGAAGGGCACGTTCCAGCCCATCTGCTTCTTCTGCTTCAGGAGCAGGCCGGCCTCGGGGTAGTAGCCGGTGAAGAAGACGACGTCGGGGCTCGCGGCCTTGAGCTTGGTGAGGATCGCCGAGTAGTCCTGCTCCTTCGGCGTCAGCGCGTCGAAGAAGACCACGTTGGCGTGCTTGGCCTTGAGGATGCCGTTGATCTCGTCGGCGAGCCCCTTCGAGTAGGCCGAGCTGTCGTGGAGGAGGGCGATGCGCTTCGCGCCGATCTTGGCCACGGTGTTGGCGCCGACCTTGCCCTGCTCGTCGTCGCGCGGGCAGGTGCGGAAGAAGTACTTGAGGCCCTTCTCGGTGAGGCGCACGGCGGTGGAGCCGTTCGCCACCTGGACGATCTCGTTCTCGTTGTAGATGTTCTGGGTGGCCTCGGTCACGGCGGAGCCGTAGGTGCCGATGACCGCCGCGATGCCCTTGGTGGAGAGCCGCTGCGCGGCGAGCGAGGCGGTGCGGGGATCGCCGCCGTCGTCCTCGACGATGACCTCGATCTTCTTGCCGTTGACGCCGCCCTTGGCGTTCTGCTCCTGCGCCAGCAGCTCGACGTTCTTCTTCATCTCCTGGCCCTCGCTGGCCCAGGAGCCGGTCATGGGGGCCATGAGGCCGATCTTGATCGTGTCCGCCGCGCGCGCGGTGCCGGTGGCCGAGAGGCCGAGGGCCAGCGCGAGGCCCATCATCTTCTTCATTGGATTCTCCTCGTTTCGGGGGAAGAGGCGACGCGGCGCATTTCACCCCAACGCGCGCCGCCCGGGAAGGACGATTTCACACACGCGTCCCGGATGGAGCAGGTGCACCGACCCTCGCCGCATCGCGGCGAGGGTCGATATCGCGCGCGCTATTCTCCCGAGGCCTGATGCGGGTACTCGATCCGGGTCGGCGGCGCGAAGTTCTCCTTGATGGTGCGCGGCGAGACCCAGCGGATGAGGTTCCACATCGAGCCGGCCTTGTCGTTGGTGCCCGAGGCGCGGGCGCCGCCGAACGGCTGCTGGCCCACCACGGCGCCGGTCGGCTTGTCGTTCACGTAGAAGTTGCCCGCGGCGTCGCGGAGCTTCTCGCCGAGCTGCTCCACCACCGCGCGGTCCTGCGCGAAGATGGCGCCGGTGAGCGCGTAGGGGCTGGTGGCGTCGCAGAGCGCCACGGTCTCGTCGAGCTTCGCGTCCGGGTAGACGTAGATCGTCAGCACCGGCCCGAAGATCTCCTCCTCCATCAGCTTGTGGCGGGGGTTCGTGACCTGGACCACCGTCGGCGAGACGAAGTAGCCGACCGAGTCGTCGCACTCGCCGCCGGCCAGGATCTTCGCCTCGGGCGAGGACTTCGCGAACTCGACGTAGGACTTGATGCTGTCGAAGGCGCCGCGGTCGATGACCGCGCCCATGAAGACGGAGAAGTCCTCGGCCGGATCGCCCATCTTGATGGAGGCCACCTGGGCGAGGAGCTTCTCCTTTACGCGCGGCCAGAGGCTCTCCGGCACGTAGGCGCGCGAGGCGGCGGAGCACTTCTGCCCCTGGGCCTCGAAGGCGCCGCGGCAGAGCGCCGTGGCGAGCGCGTCGGGGTCGGCCGAGGCGTGGCCGAAGATGAAGTCCTTGCCGCCGGTCTCGCCCACGATGCGCGGGTAGCCCTTGTAGCGGGGCAGGTTGCCGGCGATGGTCCGCC from Anaeromyxobacter paludicola harbors:
- the ald gene encoding alanine dehydrogenase; the encoded protein is MNVGCPKEIKVNENRVGLTPGGARSMVAAGHKVLVQAGAGVGSGFPDAEYAAAGAVVVKTAQEVFDGSELVIKVKEPQAVEISAMHVGQVLFTYLHLAPDPEQTKGLLEKGITGIAYETITDAAGRLPLLTPMSEVAGRMAAHVGAFYLQAGNGGSGVLMGGVPGVPPANVVVLGAGTVGLNAIKVAAGMGARVTALDKSLPTLRYLDDIFGNRIDTLWSSEHHVEEAIAKADLVIGAVLVPGAHAPRIVTRKMLSLMKPRSVVVDVAVDQGGCFETTHATTHADPVYLVDNVLHYAVANMPGAVPRTSTIALANATLPYALKLANQGWKKALAADKGFLAGLNTHDGKLTCAPVAESLGLPFVDPASLV
- a CDS encoding ABC transporter ATP-binding protein — translated: MSTPILEIRDLHVKYGNVEALHGIGLTVNQGEIVTILGANGAGKSTTLRAISGLLKPSGGEIRFEGKPAHTVPAHERVKLGIAQSPEGRRVFGTLTVRENLMLGAFTRSDKAGIAESLAWAYRLFPVLEKRRDQLAGTLSGGEQQMLAIGRALMAKPRVLLLDEPSLGLAPLLVKAIFQAIREVNQTTGLTVLLVEQNARAALKLAHRGYVMEVGRMVLEDTAEALIADPKVQSAYLGGRK
- a CDS encoding ABC transporter ATP-binding protein, which codes for MSALLDVHGITKTFGGLTAVDDVSFDVAPGSIVGLIGPNGAGKTTTFNLITGNYRVDKGTVTFEGRSLVGMRTHKIVQLGVARTFQNIRLFQQLSALENVLAGRHCRTKAGLFSAMFRPPWQAREEREAVGRSMAELEFVGLADRPLEEARNLSYGNQRKLEIARALATEPKLLILDEPAGGMNEQETDQLVELIQHIQKRGVTVLLIEHDMSLVMRACEKIVVLEYGGKIAEGTPAEIQKNPRVIEAYLGTEEV
- a CDS encoding branched-chain amino acid ABC transporter permease encodes the protein MSKKLLAGYAVVAAALLAAPHLLDSYWLDVLNSVGLYALLALSLNLILGDAGLFNMGHAAFYAVGAYTGAIVSTRFELPILYAVPLAAVTAAIFAAVVARPVIHLRGDYLLIVTIGMGEIVRIALVNDVFGLTGGANGIFGIPRPVLFGHKIRKPEEFLYLIWGFVAATVFLFHRLEQSRFGRALNYLREDPVAAEGSGVNTARYKLMAFVLGAAWAGMAGSIYAAKMTIISPESFSFWESVVLFLIVILGGSGSIPGVLLGAALVVGLPEIFRGFATARMLVFGLVMMVMMVVRRQGLLPLRRMRFKPSDLKRAEAARAAQAPAEVAR
- a CDS encoding branched-chain amino acid ABC transporter permease; protein product: MEQFFQQLTNGLAVGGIYALIALGYTMVYGVLKLINFAHGDLFTYGGYLGLTLLTSFLLQDRMGVMAGIGILTVMVMGLVGVMGVVLERAAYRPLREAPRLSAVVSALGASIFLQNALMLIYGAQFQTYPEGLLPQTAVSLGGIQIPLIRILVVLASIVMMAALYLFVQKTKIGTAVRAAAIDQGAARLMGIDVNKVVSLVFLIGPALGGSAGLLVGLYYGRVDFTMGWVYGMKAFTAAILGGIGNIPGAMVGGLLLGVIEALGAAYLSIAWKDAFAFCVLILILIVRPTGLLGERVAEKV
- a CDS encoding branched-chain amino acid ABC transporter substrate-binding protein — its product is MKKMMGLALALGLSATGTARAADTIKIGLMAPMTGSWASEGQEMKKNVELLAQEQNAKGGVNGKKIEVIVEDDGGDPRTASLAAQRLSTKGIAAVIGTYGSAVTEATQNIYNENEIVQVANGSTAVRLTEKGLKYFFRTCPRDDEQGKVGANTVAKIGAKRIALLHDSSAYSKGLADEINGILKAKHANVVFFDALTPKEQDYSAILTKLKAASPDVVFFTGYYPEAGLLLKQKKQMGWNVPFIGGDAINNPDLVKIAGKEAAAGFEFLSPPVPADLDTPEAKAYLAAYKKAYGGAPASIYGVLAGDGFRVVVKAIQETKSTKAADIRNYLVNNLKDFPGYTGKISFNQKGDRVGELYRVYKVDKAGNFVMQK